A stretch of DNA from Triticum urartu cultivar G1812 unplaced genomic scaffold, Tu2.1 TuUngrouped_contig_6694, whole genome shotgun sequence:
TTAAATGATTTTTATGTAGCTATGTTAAAGATTTGTTGTTTATGTACGATTTTTTTGTGCTTGTGTTTCCAGCAAATAATGGTAATCCTGGTTCACAATGGTCTTGGCACTACATTGACCCCTCTGGCAGTCTAAACTTATACCAGCAGGTTAGGAATTTTATGACGTCAATTCGAAATTCTTGAAACTGAAGGCCTTCTCATTGAACCATATGATGCACCAGGCAATACAAGGGGTCGGCAAAGTTCTGCGGTCGTATGGCAATGGTAGCAAAATTCAAGCATTGGGTTTTggtgcatctatacaaggccatcATCTATCACGCTGTTTCAACTTGGTCAGTGAGGAGGTAAGattcattatgtacttcgttcatTTACTTGTTTTTCATCAGTAGTATTTAACTGAACAACTAATGTTTCACACACGAGAACGTAGCGCTCCAGAGCCCAGTTCTGTTAAGCTTCGAATACCCTTCGGCCTTGCAAATGTTAGCAGGCAGATATTGTTGACTCAGAAATTAGATTCCTGTTCGACTCATGAATGTCATGGTTACAAAATAGTGATGTTCTTATCATGTTCGATCTATTGGCACAAGAAATATCGTGCTACAAAATGATGTTGTTCCAGAATTGTTGCTGAATGCTGCCAAAATGTTAGAGCAGAACGTGTATAATAGTACAGAATAACTAATGATATTTTAATCATATTGCTTATATATCACTTTTGCAGATGTGATGCATTTTTTGCAGCTGATAGCACTTGTATTTCTTAGACCGCCTTTTGATGTTTACGGACTTGTATTCCTATCACAGCTCACAGGAGTTGCTGAGGCATTTGCAGCTTATGAATCTACTCTAAAATTGGTTTCCCTTGCGGGGCCAACCATGTTTGGGCCCGTGATCAACAAAGCTGCAGAAATTGTCAGCCATTCTGTGGAAAATGGAAGTAAAACATATTCGGTCTTGCTCATTATTACGGTATGTAATCAGATATCCTCATGTGATCGCTGTCAGTTCACAAAATTCACCCAAGCATTGTTTGCAGGCTGGAGAATTTACTGACAAGCAAGAAACAGTAGATTCTATTGTGAGGGCATCAGAGTTGCCCTTGTCTATTATCATTGTGGGAATAGGGGATGCTGATTTCACAGAAATGAAGGTACACATTTACTGAATATTTTCAGAATTGAGCTTCATGAGCGCACTTCAACGGCATCTGCGGTGCCATGCGTCCAACGAAGATGCAGGAATTCACTTGCACCTCCAGAAACAATTCAACTAATCACATGTAGTTTGCCTGATAAGCAAAGGCTGCCTGGTTATTTTTCACTACAACATGAAGTATCACTAATGTTTATCTGACAATTCCCCCTGGCTTTGTCAGATGCTAGAGGCGGGCTACGGTAAGCGGCTGGAAAGCTCAACAGGTCATGTCGCGAGCCGGAACATTGTACAGTTTGCTCGCATGAAGAAAAATAGGTCAGCAGCAGTTTCACATACCTTCGACTAACTCCGGCTGCTTTACCACCGTGGCTATTCCTGACCTGAAAAATAACTGCGACACCCATCACTGAACGGCAACAATTTTGTGTGCAGGTCAGAAGGTTCTCCAAGGTCTGCTGGATAAGCTACCTGGGCAGCTCGTGGAGTACATATCCTGCCCCCGCCTGGTGGATTGCCACACATTAGACAAACTTGGGCTAGCAATTGGAAAAACCGAGAGATGTTTTGCCGCCAACCATTTGGGTGTGTTTGGCAGCAAATTATTGTAAAAACCAAAGTATTGAAAAAACAACAGTATTTTAGCATGATTGTATCCACTGTTAGCAGATATACCATGGTTTACACACATCAAAGTGTTTTGGAGACTCCTACTGCTTAGCAGCCTCCAAACTCCTGGAGTAACAAGGTTGGTAAGTACAAGTAGGGGGGTCACAAATTCCTCTTTGAATCATCAAAGTTTGGGCGAGATTTGTTGGAGGAATCAATGGGGTGTGAGCTTTTTCAAGATCTAATGGAGGGTAGTTCAAATGGGAAAGATTGGgctagaggaagaagaaagggTTGCTTTTATACCCCTGGGCGCCAAATCGCCGCTCTCCTTCACATTGCTTAATAATCAACTGCGTTTAATTCAAGACTTCATTTTTGAATTTCTCATAaaccaccgtttgccacgatccCAGGCTGGTAGGATCAGGATTTTTGTACTTACACACAGCAATATGGAAAATACCAGAAATAACCACAAGTCAAAGTACTACAATGATGATCCAGGCTTAGTCGAAAATCCATAGGAGCGCCCTCCCAGGCTTAGTTCATTACAGAGTTGCTTGGCACATGGCATGCATACCTCTCGGTTTATACCatctcttctacatgctattgCCTTCAAGATTGGATGAATAACCAAAATTCAGCTTCAACTTCAGCATCTACTCTGCAACATGTGCTGAACGTCGCTGCATGCCGATTCACATGTTTCCATGTGGCGATCGGGTAGATGAGCATAAACTGCAGCTATAATGTAGTTTAGGGGTCGAGAGATGATTTGCCGGTATCTGCGCCAGCACCGTGGCTAGACGCCTTCTTCATCTCCAACGCAGTTTTGTACGGCGGGGCGATGGGAGGCTGGACTGGATCTAGGCTCTGGTAGGTGCCGCCTTCTGTGCTCGGGAGGGGGTATGAACGGTCTGAATCGTAACCGCTGAGGTCGCCACAAGCCAGAAACGGGATGTAGACCTTGTTTGGTCCCTCCAACCATCCGCTTCTGCAATCTGCACGTGAAAAATAGCATAGAGAAGTTAGTATCATGTATCATACATTCAGCCTATTGCGGCAGTAGAGCATATCATTCTCAGTACCTAAATCATCAGCCCCAGAAGGAGTTCCCACTTTCTCCAGCAGGTGATATAAATCTTTCTCTTTGAAGCCCTCTGGAGGTGAGTAGTTCTCGCAAACTGCAAATGCCTCTGTTTGACAAACATAAAGTTAAGACCATATAAAAAAACACTTCCCATCAAGCGGAAAATATTATCGATGCTAAAAAGACAAAAACATCAGAATATCAGTAATGCGACAAAAATGACGTGTCATATGGGAAAATAGGCAGACATACAAAAGGTACATGCCGACCCATTCTCCTTTTAAGCAACGAAGGCTTACCGATACTTGAGTTGCGGCTGCTTTTTGGCTTTGCAAATGTAACTTGTGAGAAGAACAGCTTTAACTGCATAAAACATTGATAGCAATAAGCACTATACCGTTTCCACATAAACACCTTGTGCAAACATCTAGACTGAATCAGTAAGTTAAATGCCACTTCTACTAAACAGCGTGTAAAATTGTAGCAATATCATGACAACTCTACCGTGTACAATTGAGAGAAAAACTTGAGGCAACAATCTGGATAACAATATAGACTATTTGTAATCAACCTATACAGAAAAGACACATGAAAACTGATGACTAACTTCCTCGATCAAACAAAATGTTTCTGAAGTACATATGGAAATTCCTAACCAGACAAGCAAACCAGCACCAACCAATACCTGGCAATACAGGAGACTTGTATCTTTACCCCGGAAAATCTTCGCAACAAATTTTCCACCAACTTTGAGTACATGAGTCACAATTGTCAGTGCCTAAATGcaacacatatatatacacaAATTAGCCAAATAAACAAGCAACTTGCAAGTTCAATCTGGAAAACTAAGCCAATGAAAACTGCAACTAGTTGAAAATATAACAAGTTAATGGAACCGTAGTGTTACACCATGTAGTTCTACAACATAAACAACAACGGTTATCCAAAGGTTGAGTAAACATGGCCCAATGTTCAATACAAAAATACAAATAAGGTATTGCACCGAAAGTAAACATTTTAAGGTAGAATGCCGAACATAAACTGCAGTGTTAAGGTAGCATTATTTTTGGGCAATGTATCTTATGGACAGTGCGAATTGCTTCCAAAAAGTATCTCTGATCTAAATTGATAAGCAGAGACAGAGCAAAATATACCAACCGCCAATATAAGCTGGGACTGAACAAACTCGTCCATATCATGAAGTCCAGTAACTGCAATCATCCAAAGCGAAGTAAGAAACAGAAGTACCATGAACACATGTACCATGGTTATGAACCACTCATCTAGCATGCAATCTTACCATCAGGGGCACCATCACAGACAACCAAGTCCGCTTTGCATCCATCAAAATGCCTGATAACCTGGCAGCATATTTACATCTGTTACAGCAAGCAAAAAAATCATTACAAAGAATTTATCTACACGTCTATCCATCTTACCACTTCAGCTGTTCG
This window harbors:
- the LOC125530974 gene encoding putative tRNA (cytidine(32)/guanosine(34)-2'-O)-methyltransferase, whose protein sequence is MGKASKDKRDIYYRKAKEEGWRARSAFKLMQIDQEFNIFHGVKRAVDLCAAPGSWSQVLSRNLYLPAKLTSDGKDGGLPLIVAIDLQPMAPIEGVIQVQGDITNARTAEVVIRHFDGCKADLVVCDGAPDVTGLHDMDEFVQSQLILAALTIVTHVLKVGGKFVAKIFRGKDTSLLYCQLKLFFSQVTFAKPKSSRNSSIEAFAVCENYSPPEGFKEKDLYHLLEKVGTPSGADDLDCRSGWLEGPNKVYIPFLACGDLSGYDSDRSYPLPSTEGGTYQSLDPVQPPIAPPYKTALEMKKASSHGAGADTGKSSLDP